The DNA segment GGGCGTTTTCTTCGGTTAGATAGTGGGCATTGGTGCTGGTGGCCGTGTAAATGTTTTTATCGTGAGCATACTTTACCATGTTTAAAAAATCAGGGTTCAAGTAAGGCTCGCCTTGAAAGTAAAGAATAAGATACGTAAGGTCTTTGCCCAAATCGTCTAAAATGCCTTTGTACAAATCGCCCTGCAACATTCCCGTAGGGCGACTGAACGAACGCAGTCCGCTGGGGCATTGCGGGCAACGCAAGTTACACGATGTAGTAGGCTCTACCGATATGCTGATGGGGTTGCCCCAGTGCACGGGGCGCTTAGTAATTTTAGCGACAAAATACGAGGCTACAATTTTAGCAGCGTTCCAAAGTCTCCGTAGGGTGAGCTTTGATACAAAGTTTAATCCGTCTCTAACGCTGCGATTCATTCTTAATTAGTCGTATAGTTCAAAGTTAATCTGCTTGCGGCCATAGCCCATCTCTTTCAAACTGTTTTTGGCTTCGCGCACCATATTGCTCCAGCCGCAAATGTAAAAGGTTGCGGGCCTAACATCGGCAAATAATTGTTTGTATATAGGGTGCACATACCCTTTAGCCCCTTTCCAGTCTGCACTTTCCTCTCTTGATAATACAGGGTGAAAATGAAAATCTGAATGTTTGGCGGCCAGTTGCTCAAACTCGCTGCGGTACAAAATATCCTGTTGCGTACGGTTACCAAACACAAGGTGCAGGTTTTTGTGCGGCAGGTTGTTATCGTAAATATATTTCACCATGCTGCGCAATGGCGCTACGCCTGTGCCTGTGGCTATAAAGCAAACGTCGGTATCAATCGTTTCGTTCAGCACAAAACGGCCTTGTGCGGGAGAAACCTGCAAAACACTACCCTCTTTAATATCTTTAAACAAGTACGGTGTGCCTGCGCCATCTTCTTTAAGCACCACGCACAACTCTATCAGGTTACTGCCGTCGGGTGCCGAAGCAATGGAATAACTGCGCGTGGTAAACTCATGCCTGATGGGCAGGTTAAGCATTACAAATTGCCCGGGGGCATAGGTAAAGGATTCTTCACCCTCAAACAGCAAAAAATATCTTTTTACAATGGGGGATTCGTTTACGATACGAACTACGCGGGCTGAAAGAAAGTCATCGGCCATAGCGGGCACAAAGATAGCTACCCAAGTGTATAAAAACCGTGTATTGCACAAGTACTGTTAATATTGTTCTTAAAACGCATTGTGTAAAGGGCTAAATTTGTAAAAAATTTCTTTATTTATGAAAACACGCATTTTACTCCCCGCCCTTGTTTTGCTATTAGTTCTATCCTCTTGCTCAAATATGCGTTTTGGTCATGTACCTAAAGTAAAAGCAAAGAAACAAGAAACTGTAGCCCAAAAACCGACTAAAAAGCAAAAGGTTGCCCAATTGCCGGCCCTTGACGTTAAGCAAGACGGTTTACAAGCAGTTGAACCTGATTACAGCATACAACACCCTGTTGTGGCTTCGCCAATGACTGTTTCTCCTGAAAAAACAACTACGGTGACTACTGAACAAGCCCCCGTAAAGAGCGACAATACAACAACCGTACTTTCGCCCAAAATTCAAAAGAAAATAAAGAAGATTGAAAGCCTAACTGCTACCAAAAAAGTAGAAAAAGGCAGCTGGTTGTGGTTTGTAATTGTGGGTCTTGTGCTGGTACTGCTTGGGGTAATAATACCTTGGGTACTTGGCTGGCTGTTTTATGTAATAGGCGTCATCTGCATCATTTATGGTTTGCTGATGTTCCTGGGCGTCTTCTAACGTTCCTGGGCGTCTTCTAACGATAGTAATAATACAACGTAACCAATAAAAACTGCTCATCAAAGTAATCGGCGGTTTCTAACAACCCCTTTTCATTGTACTTAAACATGGTGAGCAGTTTGCTATTGGGCGTGTCTTTACTTTTTTGTGTAAGGTTACCCTTTTCATCGTAAAAGTACTTTCCCGTCTCTACAATTTTATCGGTAGTATCCTGCTCGTTCCAATATTCGCCAACCTCGGCATCTCGTTGTCCTTTTGCATTGTACACCGTTGTTATTAAATACTTGTATTCGCCGCCTGTATAATCAACGCCCACTTGCGCGGTAATCCTTCCGTGTTTATCCCTTTCATATTCCGCAGTGTACAATATCAACTCACTTGAGTTTCGGTTCACCACCTTTTGCAACACACCACCCTTAAAATAAATCTCATCCAAAAACGATAACGACTCTGATATTAGCAAGCGTTCTTCGTCGGCTTTATAAACCACTGTTTTTGCCAAAATATACTCGCTGGTATTGGTTATTGCCGTTATCCTCCCCTTTTTATCGTACTTAATCAGCAGTTTCATCAGCACATTGCCTTCGTTTATCTGCGTTTCGGTGTATTCAATCACACGGTCTTTATCGTCGTATTTATACTGCAATTTTTGGCCTGCTGTAAACTCATAATGCTCAACCAATCTGCCTTTATCATCAAATGTTTTTACGTCTTCAAGGCAATTTGCCGAGTCTCCGGGCTGCAAGGTCACAAGGTCGCAAGTCATTACCACTACCGTTTTTTGTGGCGAGTTTTTAAGCATTGCCCCTTCACCGTTTCGGTTAGGGTCAAACACTTTAAAATAATTACGCGCTTGGGCTTGGGCGGCAACGGTTACTACAAACAGTAACAGGGTGGCAAGAATGTGTTTCATAAAGTATTGCACCAAATATAAAAAACCTGAATGCCCTAACAAGCAAAAAAGTAAAAGGGCTACTTTTGTTGTATGATTATTAGCCTGATTGCCGCTGCGGGATTGAACAATGAAATTGGCCGAGATAATGACCTACCGTGGAATATGCCCAACGACATGAAGTTTTTTAAAGAAACTACTACAGGGCACTGGGTGCTGATGGGGCGCAATACGTTTGAATCGTTTGGGAAACGACCGCTTAAAAACAGGACTAATATTGTGGTAACCCGCCAAAACGGTTATGTGGCCGAAGGTTGCACCGTGGTAGCTACTATTGAAGCTGGTATTGAGCTGGCAAAACAAGCGGGAGAAACCGAGTTGTTTGTAATTGGAGGCGGTGAGATATACAAACACGCTATACATTTAGCCAACAGGGTGTACCTTACCCGAATTTACCACTCGTTTGATGCTACGGTGCATTTTCCTGCAATGAATGAAACTGAGTGGAAAGTGGTGCATGAGGATAAGAGAGCGGCTGATGAACGCCACGCCTACGATTATACATTTTATACGTTTGACAGAGTAACCGTTTAATGCGGTTTTAATTGATACCCTATGATGGTTTTTACCCGTTTAACCGCTGTTTTTATTTTGATGTTGGCCGCTTTGGGCGGACAAGCTCAAACTTGGCAAACCATAACTACGGATGCCGTCGGCGACGGTGCATCGAACACCACATTGGATGCTACGTTGTTTGAACACGCTTACGATAGTATTGTTGATTCTGTTTATTTCAGGCTGACGGTGAACGAAATGCCCGAAAATCAACAGCAAAACTTTGGGGTACACGTAATGATACGCATGGCAGGCAAACCTGAGTTTACGTTTTGGGGTAATGAAAACAACCTGCGATGGACAAAACTGATAACCGTTAGGGTGAGCGGCACGCCGCCCTCAAACTATGCAGGTACTATAGGCATTTCAGACATTATAGGCATCAATAACAGCGATTACCAAAACCTAAGCAGTAATAAGATAAACATTACTGTAGACACTACTGCTAAAACCATTACCCTTAGCATGAAGCGGGTGGAGTTGGTAACTGATGTTGAAATGTGGGCAGGTTCATCCATGAATATGAAAGTGGCTGCGGCTGTGGGTTCAAGCTCATCATGGAACGATGATATTTTTGATACCACCAAAACCATCACCTTGCGCAAAGTATTGGTTTCTGTGGCTGAGCAAACGAAAAACGCAGTTAATGTATATCCTAACCCTGCCGCTACTGATTTGATTATAGAATTACCCGAAGGCAGGGAAGAAATTACTGCGATAACCCTTATTAATCCTATAGGACAACAAGTAACTATCCCCGTTGTTAGGGAAGGTAATATCGCCCGACTGAACGTAGCAGGACTACCCGAAGGTGTTTATACCGTTTCGGCTGGCGAAATGGGCTACAAACGAGTAGTAATAGCCCGATAATCCTACAATTTTTCTTAAAACTGCGACCCCGGCAAACGTATGGGGCTACTATCCAATAACCTTACCCCGTTGTAATAATAGGCCGTTCCTGACGGTCTTGCCCCTTTTATTGAAGGGGTACTGCCGTCTGTGCTTAAAATCCCCGGTTTCATATTGGCCGTGCGATGAACATCAGCATAGGGCTTATTCTCTCGGTAATACGGGGTTACATGGTTATTGTTTACCTCTTCTTGCGGTAAAGTACAGGTAGGACAAAATGGATTGACCCTTCCTGTATCATACGCGGGTGATTTTGCAACCACCGTTGTATCAGGTGAGACGGCTTGTTTTGCAAGGGTATCGGTTTGCAGAGTTTGGGCAATACTGGTGGTATGCACCAACAACACCCATACTGCGATTGATATGTAATGGGCTGCTTTCATACTATAAAGTTACACCTTATAGTGTTTTGAAAATCAACCCATTGCCAAATTTCGACCAATGTTTGCATACAGGCTACTAACCCGTAAATCACTCATACAAATTCTCTTACGTCTCCATCGTAATCACAACGCCTTCGCTATGGCTGATGGATTAATTATGGTATTAATAGTAACTCAACAATAAACACAGTAAGCCAAACGAATTTTTCATTTTGCCGCAAAGGCACGAAGCCGCTACTATGTTTTGCGACTTCGCGCCTTTGTAGCATTAAATCTTACGTTTTACGGTTCCACGGTAATCACAACGCCTTCGCTGTGGCTGATAGATTAATTTTCCGATTAATAGTAACTCAACAATAAACAAAGTAAGCCAAACGAGTTTTTCATTTTGCCGCAAAGGCACTGAGCCGCTACTATGTTTTGCGTCTTCGTGCCTTTGTAGCATTTACTCTTATGTTTTTACGGTGCTACCGTAATTATAACACCTTCGCTGTGGCTGGTGTATTCAGGAGCGTACATACTTTGCACGGTCGCAATTCCGTTTTGGAAAGTACCTGCTTGCGATACACGTAAGCTGTACTCAAACATCCACTGGCCTTTGGGCAAACGGTCGAAGAAGAAATTCATGCTGGCATCGCGGATGCTTTGGTAATATCCTACCCCGTTTTGCCATTGGTAGCCCGATATAGCCGTAACAGGCTCAAGAGCCGCCGCACGCATATCTTTCAAATACACGTACTCCATATCGTTGTTTGCCTTTAAGAAAATACGAACGGTAAGTTTATCCCCTGCTTTTAATACCGTACCTGCAACAAGCGGAATTTGCACCACACCGCTATCGGTATTTTTTTCAATAAACAGTTGTTTAATCAGCGATAACGGAGTTTGTGCGCGGGTAATTTTATCCAGTTTTTCAAAGTATTGCCAATACAAACCTCCCCAGGCCATCGGCAGGTTTTGGCCTGCTTGAGGTGCTACGGTTACCTTACCCATATCAGCAGTAATTTCATCACCTGTGAACGACTTTTTAAAGTAGCCTGTACCTGCCTCTGTCTTTATTTCCGGGTCGTTTTCAGTATCCAGCGTTTTAGAACCTATTTGTATTGCAGGTGCTTGCGTTTCTTCCAGCCACTCGCTGCCTTTAATCAGCAGGGCATAGCAAGCATCGGCGGTAGAGCGGGTTGTACCCCAGTCGTTCAGTTGTTTTTGCTTTAATAACCATTTTTGGGTTTGCAACAACGCAAAGGTGTCGTTGCCAATATTGCTAAACGCTTCAATAATCAATGACTGGGTTTCGATAGGAGCATCAGTCCAGCCGTAACCGCCCGTCATTTCTTTCCAGTACATTCCGTTGTCTTTGTTCACCAGTGCATTTTGGCGCAAGGCATACAAAATTTTAAACGGCACAACGTCTTCCCCCAAACGATAAAGGGCAAGAGCAATCATCGCTTGTTCCATGCGGCTGCGACCTTTCCAGTATTTGGTAGCTTGCTCGCGCCAGTAATCAAAAGTAGCTTCATAATCAGCCCTGTTTTCGTCCTCGTCCACATCAAAAAAGCTCGTGGCGTATAAATACTGTACTTGGGTAAAACCAAGCTGGTTCTTGCTAAGGTCGGCTTTGTTGCGCACCAGCATATCATAATCGTTTTTAGCCTCACGGTGCAGGTAGGCCAACGAAGGTTGAATTTCTAATTCATACAATTGGTCCCAACTGCCCGTAACAGTTTTTAGCTTACCCATCCCCGCTACAATGTATTGGGTAATGTTGCGATTGGGGTTCATTCCGCCAAACCACGGATATGCACCGTTTTCTTTACGCATGGTCAGCAACTTTTCCCGCGCCTGCTTTTGCGAGTTTGCCATCGTGTTTTCATCAAACAAAAGACCTAACCGTTGTTTGCGCGCGGTTTCGTCTTTGCCTTCGCTCAACCAAGGACTTTCTGTCAACAGAAGAGATTTTAATTCTTCGTTCTTCTCAAGGTTAGACACAAAAGAGCCTTCCTCGCCTTGAGCCGCCGCATTTTTCCACGATTCAAATACATCTTTTATCAGCGGGTTACTGTTGGCTATGTGGCTGGCTAATGCGTTAGCGTAATAACGGTTAAACAATTGCTCTGCACACTCGTGCGGAAACTCCATCATATAAGGTAATGCTTGTATGGCATACCAAGCGGGGTTGCCTGTGAACTCAAAAGTAAGTTTATGGTTTTTAAGGGTGGTTGAAGGTTTGCTTTGCACCAATTTCTTCAACTCGTAGGTTTGTGGGGTACTGCCGCTAAACGCAATGGGCAATGCTTCGGTTACCAAAATCTCGTCGCTCAATACGGGTAAGGTATTGGCTTCGGCATCGCTGTAATTACCGTCGTAGGCTTTTATAATCACTTTTAAAGCACCGTACCCTGAGGGTACGGTTACCTTCCATTTAACCGCCTCGGTACTGCCTGCTGCCATTTGAGTTATTTGTAGGGCATTTATATTGTTAAACTCTTTTATGTTTTTACCGGTGGTAGCATCGTAAACCTCTAGCACAGCGGTTGGATTAAGCGCTTTATCCGAAAGGTTTACCACTTTTGCCGAAATGTATATTTCATCCCCCTGACGCAAGAAACGGGGCATATTGGTTTGCACCATCAGTGGTTTTTGGGTGATGGATGAAAGAGTTACCATACCGCTTTGGGCATCTTCAGTGTGTGCAAACGCTCTGAAATTCCAACCTGTAAGGGCTTCGGGGGCAACAAACTTAACTATTACTGCGCCGCTATCGTCGGTTTGGAAGTGAGGGTAAAAGAACGCCATTTCGCTAAGGTTACGGCGTATTTTTACAAATTGGGGTGCCGTCATACTATTTGCCATAGCCTGCGTAGTGGTCATGTCTTCAGCTTTTTCGACAGCTGCTGCAGGGGCTGCCATATCAAACGCCATGGGGCTTTCTTTGGCCGATGCGTCGCCAAAAGCATAATTTGTTTTGTTACTTCTAAACTCGTAAACGCCGCCACTTCCGCCTGAGCCACCGCCACCGGAACCATATCCTGAGCCTCCTAAACCATGTCCAGAGCCAAAGCCATCTCCGTCCATCCAACCAAACTCACCGTATGTAGTTAAGGGGTCGACAATCCATTTAAAGAATCGCAAACTACCGGGTTTAATGGTTGAAAAAGTTCCGCTGTAAGAAGGGAATAGTTTGAGGTCGATTGAGCTTTGTATATTAGTACTACGTGATGATGGGGACACGTAATTGGGTAGCATATAGTAATTGTTACCCATAAAACTATGCCATGTGTTATCTGTAAATGCATCCAGTGAAGCATCATACATGGATGCCACTACCTCAGCCGATACTTTTTGAGCGTTAGGCCCCGTAATTTTCAGCACCCATTCTTCTTTGCTGCCGGGTATCATTTTATCGCGGTAACTGCTTATTTGTATATCCAGTTCCTTTTTCTCGTAAGGCACCTGTATGTATCTTCTTGCCGAATAAAAACGGTTGTTATGAACAGCGGCGGCAATAATATACATACCACCCCTGTCTGTTTCGACAACAGGTATCTTCACCCTTAACAAACTATTGTTCAGCTTCTCCCACTGCACTTCGGTGGTTTTTCCGCCGCGTTCGATAAAATAGGCCACGTGGGTTTGGGGCATTCGGCAGCTTATCAGTACCTCTATGGTTTCACCGGGTTTTGCAAAGGGTTTCCTAAATTCAATCTCAAGGTTTTTGTGTAAAAAGGCTTTCTTGCCTTTCGGGTCAGCCACCGATAGGATTCTTTCTTCCCTGTACACAATACCTTTTTTATCTGCATACTCAAACAAAACTTGGTATTGACCTTGTTTTAGTTTGGCCGTGTTCCATTGTATCGTTTCTTCGCCTTTGGCAATATTTATTTGTGCTGAGTACACCTCCTGCCCTTTTTGCGGTGCGGAATAGCTGTATGGATATTTACGGTTTGAGAAATAACGTTTTAGTGTTTTGGCATCAATCAGTTGGGTATCGGGCTTGTCCCATAGCATTTCGGTAATAAACTCCGACTCACTTATCTGTTCTGTAATCGTAAGCTTGCCTTGCAGCGGTATGTCAATACCGTTGGCATTTCTTGCAAAAACAGTAATGGTGGCCGGTTCATCAGTATAGGCAACTGAAGGAGTTGTAAGGGTAGCATATACGTTGCGCGGCCCCACGGTTATGGCTTGATATGTGGCTTGGGTTTCACCGGCAATATCGGTTACTGCAATATTTACCGTAAATGAGTAATTACTGTTTGTATCATTATCAGGTATTGCAGCAAACTTTATGGTAAAGTTCCCTTCATCGTCCAACGTTAGCTTGCCTGATGCAAAGGTTTCTTCCTGTGTCCTTTCTTTCCACCAGTAATCGTAGTAAAAATAATCTTGCTGGCGCAATACCGAATATTCAAGGGTTGCCCCGCTGATGGCGTTTCCGGCATACGCCGTTGCATTGCCTGTAACCGTAATTGTGTCGTAAAAGTCAAACGAGGTTTTAATGGTATCGGTTTGTACTTTAAACTTAGGTCGCTTGTATTCTTCTACCAAAAAGCCGAAGTCCCCGTATTGGTCGTGCAGGGTATAATAGCCGGTAAGCCTTCCGTAAGGAATTACAAAGCTGCCCGAGAATGTTCCGTATTGGTTGGTAGTATATTCCTGCGATGCAATTTCTTCGCCGTTGGCATCGTCAAATTTTACAGTGGCTGCTGAGTTTTTAAGTATTTCCGTACGCCCTTCTTTGGGGTACTCTTTTACGCGGTAGCCTTTAAAATAAACGGTTTGGCCGGGGCGGTAGATGCTCCTGTCGGTAACAAAGCGGGTTTGGGGCAATACTTGTGCCGTGCCCTCTTCAAAATAATACATCCCTGCATAAAACGAGTAGCTGCTGCTAATCAGCTGTTCATCGTTTTTGTAGGCGTCAATCTCAATTCCGTAGGAGGTTTCAGAAAGTGTTATTTCAATACTTCCCGTATTATCGGTAATTCCCTCACCTATTATTTTTTTGTTGAGGATTGTAGAACGATCGTTATATGTAGGGGTACTTGCTACCAGTTTCACTCCTTTTACAGGCTTTCCGGTCAGCATATCCGTAATAAAAAAACGATGTGTTTTAGGCCCTGTAGGAGTGGTGTACAACGCATAATCAGTTGACCAAAATGCTACATAGCCTGCCACGTTAGTATCAGCATCAAAGTTTTCGTTGGCTGAGTACAGCAACACATAATGCCCTGCCGCCAGCCCTTTGTGGTACCACTCGGTGCGGTGCTGCATAAAGTTGGTATCAATGGGCAAACTAACGGTTTGGGGGTCTATGTAAGGTTGTTTCAGCAACTCACGCAGTTTGTATATTTGCGCACTATCAGTATTGCTGTATTTGTGGTTGTTAATTGCCTCTAAGGCTTCTTGGCCAATAGGTATATAGCGCAGGTATAATTTCCCGGTATTTTTATAATTGATGCTGAACCTGAACGGCTGTTTCGACTTTACACTATACTCTGTATATACACGAAGAGATTGACTAAGTATTTCGCTTTTTAGCTGACGGCAGTTTATGGTTGCATTTTCCTTGGGATATTTTTCAATGGCCGCATTTAGGTATCGTATAGCTTCAGCGTTTTGGCACAGTTGATTATCCCAACCTACGCCATAGCTGTAATTGTCTGTACAACTCAATAGCTTTGCCAACTTATAAACCGCCTCGTTTACAATGGGGTAATTGCCGTACAGTGCTAATTGGTTTTTGTACCAGTTTATGTGTAATTGCTTATCATACACATCGCCGTATGCAATGGCCGCAAATTCTATCCGCTCAATATCGGTTAGTAGCTGGGCTTCTTTTTTTCCTGTATTAATAAAGCGTTGCAGTAATAATTTAAGGGTATTAAGCCCCTTTAATCGATATGCATATTCGTTATCGGTAAGCAACGGAGTATTCACAAAAATAGTAGCATCAGCAAACAAGGTTTCCGCCTCAAGTACGTCAGTATCTTTTGCAATATTTATTGAGTAATAATTATTGTAGAAACTGTACAAACGCCACATAAGCACATCATACAATGCAGGAAAGTACTCAGCACTCTTTTTTGAAGCATATACCAGTGCCGTATAGTTGCCGATGGGGCTACCGGTAAGTATCTCTGTATTTTGTACTGAAGCTAAAAAATAGCTTTCCGCACGTTTCAAAATAAGGTCTTCGGGCCAAAAAACAGGGTCGTTAGTATCGGGCTCTTCTTCGCCGTCGTAGTAATAACTTTTTTGGTTCAATACCTCCAGCCATGCACTACCGGCTATGCTTTGCAACACGCTTTTATGCGGCTCAGGCATCACTGCTATTTCAGCATCTATTTTCTTTAATTGTTGCCACAGGTTAGTTTCGGCAAGCTGCTTTTCAAGGGTAAGCTTGCGTATTATCACCTTTATTACCTGCGAATGATTTTTGTGTTTTCGTGCCAGCGTTTCAATACTATTCAATTGTTCATTGGCATCTTGGGTAAGCTCTTCGTTTAGCAAGCTGTCTGCTTTTAGCCAAAGTGCCTTGTAACTGGTATCTTTATCCATCGACGAAAACGGGAAGTCTCCCAAATCGAGCCAGCTACTCCAAGAAGTGGTGTCTTGCGCCGCAGCACTTTTAAGACCCAACAAAGCAAACAAAACAATAAGCAGTTTAATTTTCATAATCACAGGCACAAATTAAAAGTTGTAAGATAACCAATTTATCAAAGGTCAAAGTTAGGATAAAGGGCATTTTTCCTTATCCAAATGTTGCATACCCTGGTAAGAAAAAAAGTAAACGGTTAGCCGCTATTTTTTCAAAAAAATATTTCGCGCTAAACCAAATGGCGAAGTTTCATCTCCGCAAGCAGTTTCTCTGGAATGGGCCTGCATGAGCAATGCTCCCTGTGTTCAAGGTGCCATTGTATGCGTTGTTCCGAGGTGGGGTTTTTAGGCATGGGGTGCGCCTCGTGCCATTGCGCATTTAATTTTGAAACCTTTTTAGTCATACTCCAAAGTTAGGGAGTTATTAGGTTTCGGCTGCCGTTTACAATCAAAAATCGGGTACCTTTGCAAAAACGTTTAAACAGAAAATGAACCCTCTTTTCACTTCGCCCCAGTGTATTGATTTTATAAAACACAGCTTGCAGGAAGACATAGGCAGCGGCGACCACTCGTCGTTGGCTTCTATCCCGCAAGGAACAATGGGCAAAGCACGTTTGCTGATAAAAGACGACGGCATTATTGCCGGACTGGATTTAGCCCGTGTTATTTTTAACGAAGTGGATAGCTCCTTGAAGGTAGAAGTATTGCTGGCAGACGGCGACCGTGTGAAAAAAGGAGATGTGGGATTGATAGTTGAAGGCAGTGTACATAGTATTTTGAAATCTGAGCGATTAGTGTTAAATTGTATGCAACGTTTTAGCGGTATTGCCACCACTACTAATAGTATGGTAAAGCTGCTTGAGGGGCTGAACACAAAAATTTTAGATACGCGCAAAACCACACCCGGCTTGCGTTTTCTTGAAAAGTGGGCAGTTACCGTTGGCGGCGGTTACAACCATAGGATAGGTTTATACGATATGATTATGCTGAAAGATAATCATGTGGACTATGCGGGGGGGATTTTAGCAGCAGTTGAACGAACCAAAAAGTATCTTGCTGATAATGAGCTTGATTTGAAAATTGAGGTAGAAACCCGCAACCTTGACGAAGTAAAGCAAGTCCTAGATGCAGGCGGAGTGCACCGGGTGATGTTTGATAACTTTACCCCGCAACTGATGAAAGAAGCGGTAGAATTAGTAGCTGGAAGGATGGAAACAGAAGCATCGGGCGGCATTACCATGGAAACGGTGAGGACGTATGCAGAAACGGGTGTTGATTACATTTCCGTAGGGGCGTTAACCCACTCGGTAAAAAGTTTAGATATCAGTTTAAAAGAATTTGCCTGATATTTGCACGATTTTTGCGGTTGTTTCACAATCCACTGATTTAAAAAGAATTTGACATGAAAAAATATATACTTACCCTTGTAACTATTGCCCTAGTAACTGCACTACAAGCGCAGTTTACAGTAAGCCCGTCAACCAAACACGTTTACGGCCCATCTTCTGATTTTGAATTGATAGGCAAATCATACGTTAAAAATACAGGTTCTAGCAACAAAACATTTGTATGGCGCATGACTGTTGGTAACACTCCTAACGGATGGACCGCTGCTTTGTGTGACAAAAACCTTTGCTGGGATGTAACCGTAACCCGCGCTACGTTTGAATTAGCCCCCGGCGATTCAGGCAATTTGGATGTACACCTTTACCCTGCAAGCAAAGGCGGCGCAGGTAATGTAGATATGTATGTTTTTGAAGAAGGCGATAGCGTAAACGGAAAAACTGCTGCTTTTACTTTTGATGCCTGGACACTTAGCAACGGCAAAGTAGCTAACAGAAGCAACAGCATGGAGATTTATCCAAACCCTGCTACCACCAAGCTTAACATTTCGTTAGAAACTACTAAGCCTGTGAGCATTGAAGTTTACAACGTATTGGGTCAAGTAAAAATGACTCACGTACACAACGGCGGCACCAGCACTTTAGATTTATCAGAGTTGCCTGCCGGTATTTACTTTGTTCGCTATACCAACAGCAACAACCAAATAGTATCAAAACAATTTAAGAAAATACAATAAGCGGCACATTGCCCCTATATAAAAAGCCTTGCTGACTATTCAGCAAGGCTTTTTTATTGTTTTTTAATTGACTTTCAATTACTAAAACTCTTACATTTACAAAAATAATACCCGCAAGTACAACGAATGAAAATTGCCGTATTCAAGGAAACGCGCCCCGCCGAAACCCGCGTTGCCCTTACACCACAGGTAGCCCAACAATACATAAAACAAGGACA comes from the Bacteroidota bacterium genome and includes:
- the nadC gene encoding carboxylating nicotinate-nucleotide diphosphorylase, coding for MNPLFTSPQCIDFIKHSLQEDIGSGDHSSLASIPQGTMGKARLLIKDDGIIAGLDLARVIFNEVDSSLKVEVLLADGDRVKKGDVGLIVEGSVHSILKSERLVLNCMQRFSGIATTTNSMVKLLEGLNTKILDTRKTTPGLRFLEKWAVTVGGGYNHRIGLYDMIMLKDNHVDYAGGILAAVERTKKYLADNELDLKIEVETRNLDEVKQVLDAGGVHRVMFDNFTPQLMKEAVELVAGRMETEASGGITMETVRTYAETGVDYISVGALTHSVKSLDISLKEFA
- a CDS encoding dihydrofolate reductase, with the translated sequence MISLIAAAGLNNEIGRDNDLPWNMPNDMKFFKETTTGHWVLMGRNTFESFGKRPLKNRTNIVVTRQNGYVAEGCTVVATIEAGIELAKQAGETELFVIGGGEIYKHAIHLANRVYLTRIYHSFDATVHFPAMNETEWKVVHEDKRAADERHAYDYTFYTFDRVTV
- a CDS encoding oxidoreductase, translating into MADDFLSARVVRIVNESPIVKRYFLLFEGEESFTYAPGQFVMLNLPIRHEFTTRSYSIASAPDGSNLIELCVVLKEDGAGTPYLFKDIKEGSVLQVSPAQGRFVLNETIDTDVCFIATGTGVAPLRSMVKYIYDNNLPHKNLHLVFGNRTQQDILYRSEFEQLAAKHSDFHFHPVLSREESADWKGAKGYVHPIYKQLFADVRPATFYICGWSNMVREAKNSLKEMGYGRKQINFELYD
- a CDS encoding T9SS type A sorting domain-containing protein, translating into MKKYILTLVTIALVTALQAQFTVSPSTKHVYGPSSDFELIGKSYVKNTGSSNKTFVWRMTVGNTPNGWTAALCDKNLCWDVTVTRATFELAPGDSGNLDVHLYPASKGGAGNVDMYVFEEGDSVNGKTAAFTFDAWTLSNGKVANRSNSMEIYPNPATTKLNISLETTKPVSIEVYNVLGQVKMTHVHNGGTSTLDLSELPAGIYFVRYTNSNNQIVSKQFKKIQ
- a CDS encoding T9SS type A sorting domain-containing protein, with protein sequence MMVFTRLTAVFILMLAALGGQAQTWQTITTDAVGDGASNTTLDATLFEHAYDSIVDSVYFRLTVNEMPENQQQNFGVHVMIRMAGKPEFTFWGNENNLRWTKLITVRVSGTPPSNYAGTIGISDIIGINNSDYQNLSSNKINITVDTTAKTITLSMKRVELVTDVEMWAGSSMNMKVAAAVGSSSSWNDDIFDTTKTITLRKVLVSVAEQTKNAVNVYPNPAATDLIIELPEGREEITAITLINPIGQQVTIPVVREGNIARLNVAGLPEGVYTVSAGEMGYKRVVIAR